A genomic segment from Spinacia oleracea cultivar Varoflay chromosome 3, BTI_SOV_V1, whole genome shotgun sequence encodes:
- the LOC110782461 gene encoding potassium channel KAT3-like isoform X1 translates to MWFSCIKTFFRRFYTDELRIDHGSSYDSLFSDGIIPSLGARINQAIKLKKYVISPFNPRYRAWEMLLVILVVYSAWICPFEFVFLVYKQDALFIIDHIVNGFFAVDIVLTFFVAFIDSKTYLLIDDHKKIAIRYLSTWFIFDVCSTAPLQTISLLFTNNNGGLGFKALNMLRLWRLRRVSTLFARLEKDIHFNYFWTRCTKLVSVTLFAVHYAGCFYYLIADRYPDPTKTWIGAVNPNFKSQSVWKRYIASLYWSIVTLTTTGYGDLHAENTIEMLFDIFYMLFNLGLTSYIIGNMTNLVVHWTSRTRNFRDTVRACTEFAARNQLPPRIQDQMLSHVCLKFKTEGLKQQQTLNDLPKALRSNIAQYLFLPFVQKVQLFYGVSQNFLLQLVSEMEAEYFPPREDVILQNEVPTDIYILVSGAVDMVSHINGRDQVVQRLLEGDIFGDIGVLCNRPQPFTVRTTELSQILRLNKTSLTDIIQANKADGDIIMSHLFLKLKALETQGLLLDQKNPEDYLYSEWCNYCNTQQKGRICLKDGCKNQCPDKPLIEAVSEKSRLSDDLRVVIHMQKQNDQMEEKQFGKLIVLPDSIEKLLSIAGQKFGHCFTRIINTENAEVEEIDVIRDGDHLFFLQ, encoded by the exons ATGTGGTTTTCCTGCATAAAAACGTTTTTCAGACGTTTTTATACAGATGAGCTGAGGATTGATCATGGTAGCAGCTATGACAGCCTTTTCTCTGATGGTATTATACCGTCTCTTGGTGCTCGAATTAACCAAGCTATCAAGCTCAAGAAATATGTCATCTCACCTTTCAATCCTCGTTACAG GGCATGGGAGATGTTGCTAGTTATCCTGGTGGTGTACTCAGCATGGATCTGTCCATTTGAGTTTGTGTTCCTCGTTTACAAACAGGATGCACTCTTCATCATTGATCATATCGTTAATGGGTTTTTTGCAGTTGATATAGTACTCACCTTCTTCGTTGCATTCATTGATAGTAAAACTTACCTACTAATCGATGATCATAAAAAAATTGCAATCAG GTACCTGTCAACCTGGTTTATTTTCGATGTTTGTTCAACAGCACCACTTCAGACAATTAGCCTCCTCTTTACAAACAACAATGGTGGACTTGGTTTTAAAGCACTTAACATGCTCAGACTATGGAGACTTCGAAGGGTCAGCACCCTCTTTGCAAG GCTCGAGAAAGATATCCACTTCAACTACTTTTGGACCCGATGCACCAAACTTGTCTCG GTTACTCTTTTTGCTGTTCATTATGCTGGATGCTTCTATTACCTAATAGCAGACCGTTACCCTGATCCAACAAAAACTTGGATTGGTGCAGTAAACCCAAACTTCAAATCCCAGAGTGTATGGAAGCGTTACATTGCCTCTCTTTACTGGTCTATAGTGACACTAACAACCACCGGCTACGGCGACCTACACGCTGAAAACACGATCGAGATGTTGTTCGACATCTTCTACATGTTGTTCAACTTAGGGCTCACGTCGTATATCATCGGAAATATGACGAACCTTGTTGTTCACTGGACTAGTCGCACCAGAAATTTT AGGGATACAGTCAGAGCTTGTACAGAATTTGCAGCACGCAATCAGCTTCCTCCAAGAATACAGGACCAAATGCTGTCACATGTATGTCTCAAGTTCAAAACAGAAGGGTTAAAACAACAACAGACACTAAACGATCTTCCAAAAGCTCTTCGTTCCAACATTGCACAATATCTCTTCCTTCCTTTTGTTCAGAAAGTCCAGCTTTTCTATGGTGTTTCTCAAAATTTCCTTTTACAACTG GTTTCTGAAATGGAGGCAGAATATTTTCCACCCAGAGAAGATGTTATTTTACAAAATGAAGTGCCAACGGATATCTATATCCTGGTATCCGGCGCAGTG GACATGGTGTCACACATTAATGGGCGTGATCAG GTTGTTCAAAGGCTACTGGAAGGGGACATATTTGGAGACATAGGTGTTCTTTGTAACAGGCCACAGCCATTTACAGTTCGGACTACAGAACTGTCTCAGATATTAAGGTTGAATAAAACTTCACTTACAGATATTATTCAAGCAAATAAGGCAGACGGTGACATCATCATGAGCCATCTATTTCTG AAACTTAAAGCTCTAGAAACCCAAGGTTTGTTGTTGGACCAGAAAAACCCAGAGGATTATCTTTACAGCGAATGGTGTAATTACTGTAATACCCAACAAAAAGGCAGGATCTGCTTAAAAGATGGATGTAAAAACCAATGTCCTGATAAACCCTTGATCGAAGCTGTATCTGAGAAGTCGAGATTAAGCGATGATCTTAGAGTTGTGATTCATATGCAGAAGCAAAATGATCAAATGGAGGAGAAGCAGTTTGGTAAGCTGATTGTCTTGCCAGATAGCATTGAAAAGCTTCTCAGTATTGCAG GCCAAAAGTTCGGACATTGCTTCACAAGAATCATCAATACAGAAAATGCAGAAGTTGAAGAAATTGATGTTATCAGAGATGGAGACCATCTATTTTTCCTCCAATAA
- the LOC110782461 gene encoding potassium channel KAT2-like isoform X2, translated as MWFSCIKTFFRRFYTDELRIDHGSSYDSLFSDGIIPSLGARINQAIKLKKYVISPFNPRYRAWEMLLVILVVYSAWICPFEFVFLVYKQDALFIIDHIVNGFFAVDIVLTFFVAFIDSKTYLLIDDHKKIAIRYLSTWFIFDVCSTAPLQTISLLFTNNNGGLGFKALNMLRLWRLRRVSTLFARLEKDIHFNYFWTRCTKLVSRDTVRACTEFAARNQLPPRIQDQMLSHVCLKFKTEGLKQQQTLNDLPKALRSNIAQYLFLPFVQKVQLFYGVSQNFLLQLVSEMEAEYFPPREDVILQNEVPTDIYILVSGAVDMVSHINGRDQVVQRLLEGDIFGDIGVLCNRPQPFTVRTTELSQILRLNKTSLTDIIQANKADGDIIMSHLFLKLKALETQGLLLDQKNPEDYLYSEWCNYCNTQQKGRICLKDGCKNQCPDKPLIEAVSEKSRLSDDLRVVIHMQKQNDQMEEKQFGKLIVLPDSIEKLLSIAGQKFGHCFTRIINTENAEVEEIDVIRDGDHLFFLQ; from the exons ATGTGGTTTTCCTGCATAAAAACGTTTTTCAGACGTTTTTATACAGATGAGCTGAGGATTGATCATGGTAGCAGCTATGACAGCCTTTTCTCTGATGGTATTATACCGTCTCTTGGTGCTCGAATTAACCAAGCTATCAAGCTCAAGAAATATGTCATCTCACCTTTCAATCCTCGTTACAG GGCATGGGAGATGTTGCTAGTTATCCTGGTGGTGTACTCAGCATGGATCTGTCCATTTGAGTTTGTGTTCCTCGTTTACAAACAGGATGCACTCTTCATCATTGATCATATCGTTAATGGGTTTTTTGCAGTTGATATAGTACTCACCTTCTTCGTTGCATTCATTGATAGTAAAACTTACCTACTAATCGATGATCATAAAAAAATTGCAATCAG GTACCTGTCAACCTGGTTTATTTTCGATGTTTGTTCAACAGCACCACTTCAGACAATTAGCCTCCTCTTTACAAACAACAATGGTGGACTTGGTTTTAAAGCACTTAACATGCTCAGACTATGGAGACTTCGAAGGGTCAGCACCCTCTTTGCAAG GCTCGAGAAAGATATCCACTTCAACTACTTTTGGACCCGATGCACCAAACTTGTCTCG AGGGATACAGTCAGAGCTTGTACAGAATTTGCAGCACGCAATCAGCTTCCTCCAAGAATACAGGACCAAATGCTGTCACATGTATGTCTCAAGTTCAAAACAGAAGGGTTAAAACAACAACAGACACTAAACGATCTTCCAAAAGCTCTTCGTTCCAACATTGCACAATATCTCTTCCTTCCTTTTGTTCAGAAAGTCCAGCTTTTCTATGGTGTTTCTCAAAATTTCCTTTTACAACTG GTTTCTGAAATGGAGGCAGAATATTTTCCACCCAGAGAAGATGTTATTTTACAAAATGAAGTGCCAACGGATATCTATATCCTGGTATCCGGCGCAGTG GACATGGTGTCACACATTAATGGGCGTGATCAG GTTGTTCAAAGGCTACTGGAAGGGGACATATTTGGAGACATAGGTGTTCTTTGTAACAGGCCACAGCCATTTACAGTTCGGACTACAGAACTGTCTCAGATATTAAGGTTGAATAAAACTTCACTTACAGATATTATTCAAGCAAATAAGGCAGACGGTGACATCATCATGAGCCATCTATTTCTG AAACTTAAAGCTCTAGAAACCCAAGGTTTGTTGTTGGACCAGAAAAACCCAGAGGATTATCTTTACAGCGAATGGTGTAATTACTGTAATACCCAACAAAAAGGCAGGATCTGCTTAAAAGATGGATGTAAAAACCAATGTCCTGATAAACCCTTGATCGAAGCTGTATCTGAGAAGTCGAGATTAAGCGATGATCTTAGAGTTGTGATTCATATGCAGAAGCAAAATGATCAAATGGAGGAGAAGCAGTTTGGTAAGCTGATTGTCTTGCCAGATAGCATTGAAAAGCTTCTCAGTATTGCAG GCCAAAAGTTCGGACATTGCTTCACAAGAATCATCAATACAGAAAATGCAGAAGTTGAAGAAATTGATGTTATCAGAGATGGAGACCATCTATTTTTCCTCCAATAA